The Salvelinus sp. IW2-2015 linkage group LG8, ASM291031v2, whole genome shotgun sequence genome window below encodes:
- the f9a gene encoding coagulation factor IX isoform X2, translating to MATVYVFLLLCVMLLDCRLGWGAPVFLSGQAADSVLRRQRRHNTGVFEEMLWGNLERECLEERCDLEEAREAFENEEKTMEFWVGYEDGDQCKSSPCLNQGSCKDQKGSYSCSCLRGFTGTNCEIARQCAVNNGECMHFCENLGXYGAECSCAEGYKLAQDQVNCNPEVEFPCGRDRRTVITEMSRSLLTLKNTRSDANVTTTPSLTPANTTRPPVRELNARIRIVGGDTVTPGDIPWQAALVQRPSGQVFCGGSILSQLWVITAAHCLVEGQQGSFFVRVGEHNINYKEGTEQDHEVSKQYKHPLYDSQQSLYNHDIALLXLHNPITFSSHARPICLGPKVFAEDLVTDQSPATVSGWGRTRFQGATSHLLQKVEVPFTERTLCKDSSSARITKYMFCAGYAHVAKDSCQGDSGGPHTNRYHDTWFLTGIVSWGEECAKDGKYGVYTRVSHYYRWIRHVMSVTKRMLHDVLDD from the exons ATGGCAACAGTTTACGTATTCCTCCTCCTATGTGTGATGCTGCTAGACTGCCGGCTGGGCTGGGGAG CCCCAGTGTTCCTGTCAGGCCAGGCAGCAGACAGTGTGCTGAGGAGACAGAGGCGCCACAACACAGGGGTGTTCGAGGAGATGTTATGGGGGAAcctggagagagagtgtctggAGGAGAGGTGTGACCTGGAGGAGGCCAGGGAAGCATTTGAGAATGAAGAGAAGacg aTGGAGTTTTGGGTCGGTTATGAAG ATGGGGACCAGTGTAAGTCGTCCCCCTGTCTGAACCAGGGCTCCTGTAAAGACCAGAAAGGATCCTACTCCTGCAGCTGTCTACGAGGCTTCACTGGGACCAACTGTGAGATAG CTAGACAGTGTGCGGTGAATAATGGAGAATGTATGCACTTCTGTGAGAACCTGGGCYCCTATGGGGCAGAGTGTAGCTGTGCAGAGGGCTACAAGCTGGCGCAGGATCAAGTCAACTGCAATCCTGAAG TGGAGTTTCCTTGTGGCAGAGACAGGCGGACTGTGATCACGGAAATGTCTAGATCCTTACTCACCCTTAAGAACACAAGGTCAGATGCCAACGTCACTACaaccccctccctcaccccagcCAATACCACCAGGCCCCCCGTCAGAGAACTCAACGCCAGAATACGTATTGTAGGTGGCGACACAGTCACCCCTGGAGATATCCCATGGCAG GCAGCTCTGGTGCAGAGGCCCAGTGGTCAGGTGTTCTGTGGGGGCTCTATCCTCAGTCAGTTGTGGGTCATCACTGCTGCCCACTGTCTGGTGGAGGGACAGCAGGGATCTTTTTTCGTCAGAGTGG GGGAGCATAACATCAATTACAAAGAGGGCACGGAACAGGACCACGAGGTGTCGAAGCAATACAAACATCCGCTCTACGACTCCCAGCAGAGTCTGTACAACCACGACATCGCCCTGCTGCYCCTGCACAACCCCATCACATTCTCCTCCCACGCCAGACCCATTTGCCTGGGGCCCAAGGTCTTCGCCGAGGACCTGGTGACGGATCAGTCCCCGGCTACGGTCAGCGGCTGGGGTCGCACACGCTTCCAGGGGGCCACGTCTCACTTACTACAGAAGGTAGAGGTGCCATTTACAGAGAGGACGTTGTGTAAGGATAGCAGTAGTGCCCGTATCACCAAGTATATGTTCTGTGCCGGCTATGCTCACGTGGCCAAAGACTCGTGCCAGGGGGACAGCGGGGGTCCCCATACCAACCGTTACCATGACACCTGGTTCCTGACAGGAATAGTGAGCTGGGGYGAGGAGTGTGCCAAGGATGGGAAGTATGGAGTATACACCAGAGTGTCACATTACTATAGATGGATACGTCACGTTATGTCAGTGACCAAGCGCATGCTGCATGACGTRCTGGATGACTAa
- the f9a gene encoding coagulation factor IX isoform X1, with the protein MATVYVFLLLCVMLLDCRLGWGAPVFLSGQAADSVLRRQRRHNTGVFEEMLWGNLERECLEERCDLEEAREAFENEEKTMEFWVGYEDGDQCKSSPCLNQGSCKDQKGSYSCSCLRGFTGTNCEIVTARQCAVNNGECMHFCENLGXYGAECSCAEGYKLAQDQVNCNPEVEFPCGRDRRTVITEMSRSLLTLKNTRSDANVTTTPSLTPANTTRPPVRELNARIRIVGGDTVTPGDIPWQAALVQRPSGQVFCGGSILSQLWVITAAHCLVEGQQGSFFVRVGEHNINYKEGTEQDHEVSKQYKHPLYDSQQSLYNHDIALLXLHNPITFSSHARPICLGPKVFAEDLVTDQSPATVSGWGRTRFQGATSHLLQKVEVPFTERTLCKDSSSARITKYMFCAGYAHVAKDSCQGDSGGPHTNRYHDTWFLTGIVSWGEECAKDGKYGVYTRVSHYYRWIRHVMSVTKRMLHDVLDD; encoded by the exons ATGGCAACAGTTTACGTATTCCTCCTCCTATGTGTGATGCTGCTAGACTGCCGGCTGGGCTGGGGAG CCCCAGTGTTCCTGTCAGGCCAGGCAGCAGACAGTGTGCTGAGGAGACAGAGGCGCCACAACACAGGGGTGTTCGAGGAGATGTTATGGGGGAAcctggagagagagtgtctggAGGAGAGGTGTGACCTGGAGGAGGCCAGGGAAGCATTTGAGAATGAAGAGAAGacg aTGGAGTTTTGGGTCGGTTATGAAG ATGGGGACCAGTGTAAGTCGTCCCCCTGTCTGAACCAGGGCTCCTGTAAAGACCAGAAAGGATCCTACTCCTGCAGCTGTCTACGAGGCTTCACTGGGACCAACTGTGAGATAG TAACAGCTAGACAGTGTGCGGTGAATAATGGAGAATGTATGCACTTCTGTGAGAACCTGGGCYCCTATGGGGCAGAGTGTAGCTGTGCAGAGGGCTACAAGCTGGCGCAGGATCAAGTCAACTGCAATCCTGAAG TGGAGTTTCCTTGTGGCAGAGACAGGCGGACTGTGATCACGGAAATGTCTAGATCCTTACTCACCCTTAAGAACACAAGGTCAGATGCCAACGTCACTACaaccccctccctcaccccagcCAATACCACCAGGCCCCCCGTCAGAGAACTCAACGCCAGAATACGTATTGTAGGTGGCGACACAGTCACCCCTGGAGATATCCCATGGCAG GCAGCTCTGGTGCAGAGGCCCAGTGGTCAGGTGTTCTGTGGGGGCTCTATCCTCAGTCAGTTGTGGGTCATCACTGCTGCCCACTGTCTGGTGGAGGGACAGCAGGGATCTTTTTTCGTCAGAGTGG GGGAGCATAACATCAATTACAAAGAGGGCACGGAACAGGACCACGAGGTGTCGAAGCAATACAAACATCCGCTCTACGACTCCCAGCAGAGTCTGTACAACCACGACATCGCCCTGCTGCYCCTGCACAACCCCATCACATTCTCCTCCCACGCCAGACCCATTTGCCTGGGGCCCAAGGTCTTCGCCGAGGACCTGGTGACGGATCAGTCCCCGGCTACGGTCAGCGGCTGGGGTCGCACACGCTTCCAGGGGGCCACGTCTCACTTACTACAGAAGGTAGAGGTGCCATTTACAGAGAGGACGTTGTGTAAGGATAGCAGTAGTGCCCGTATCACCAAGTATATGTTCTGTGCCGGCTATGCTCACGTGGCCAAAGACTCGTGCCAGGGGGACAGCGGGGGTCCCCATACCAACCGTTACCATGACACCTGGTTCCTGACAGGAATAGTGAGCTGGGGYGAGGAGTGTGCCAAGGATGGGAAGTATGGAGTATACACCAGAGTGTCACATTACTATAGATGGATACGTCACGTTATGTCAGTGACCAAGCGCATGCTGCATGACGTRCTGGATGACTAa
- the LOC139028170 gene encoding guanine nucleotide exchange factor DBS-like, translated as MPTREEPGRHRGLSGTAVWVTPVINYGXGQDSGLLVFLQDLEGCLETPEGVGACFLERKENFQVYECYCQNKSRSESLWRQFSDCAFFQECQKKLEHKLGLDSYLLKPVQRLTKYQLLLKELLKYSPGGCEGTSELQGALAAMLDLLKSVNDSMHQIAITGYQGELSDLGRVLMQGSFSVWISHKKGPTRMKELARFKPMQRHLFLYERALLFCKRREEHGEGADKTPSYSFKHCLKMSAVGITENVKGDVKKFEIWYSGREEVYLVQAPTVEVKMAWLNDLRRILTNQQKLLKDEHCVNNQMPDHIQLSPPLSESKQQRASISSEDTESGRSSPDPQSHSPQHRRNRRSWPGAPHSVDICEGLEEWGGGEDPSQPSDTEEEDAAQLAPGRYKALAECSRYXPDDLTIKSGDVIQLQHEDSEGHWLVKNLSRRQEGIIPVPNLQMILGNGSRGQSTRLGDPWNLKARKLSSP; from the exons ATGCCAACGAGAGAGGAACCTGGCAGACACAGGGGGCTCAGTGGCACGGCTGTGTGGGTGACCCCAGTCATTAACTATGGAGYAGGGCAGGATAGTGGCCTACT GGTGTTCCTGCAGGACCTGGAGGGCTGCCTGGAGACCCCAGAGGGAGTAGGGGCCTGCTTTCTGGAGCGG AAGGAGAATTTCCAGGTGTATGAGTGTTACTGTCAGAATAAGTCTCGCTCAGAGTCCTTATGGAGGCAGTTCTCAGACTGTGCCTTTTTCCAG GAGTGCCAGAAGAAGCTGGAGCACAAACTGGGCCTGGATTCTTACCTGCTGAAACCAGTYCAACGCCTTACCAAGTACCAGCTACTACTGAAG gAGCTACTGAAGTACAGTCCAGGAGGCTGTGAGGGGACCTCGGAGCTACAGGGGGCGCTAGCAGCCATGCTGGACCTCCTCAAGTCAGTCAATGACTCCATGCATCAGATCGCCATCACAGGTTACCAG GGAGAGTTGTCTGACCTGGGCCGGGTGCTGATGCAGGGCTCCTTCAGTGTGTGGATCAGCCATAAGAAAGGCCCCACCCGTATGAAGGAGCTGGCCCGCTTCAAGCCCATGCAGAGACACCTGTTCCTGTATGAGAGAGCCCTGCTCTTCTGCAAGCGCAGGGAGGAGCATGGAGAGGGTGCAGACAAGACCCCCTCCTACAGCTTCAAGCACTgtctcaag ATGAGTGCGGTGGGGATTACTGAGAACGTCAAGGGAGATGTGAAAAAGTTTGAGATCTGGTACAGTGGCAGGGAGGAGGTGTACTTAGTTCAG GCCCCCACAGTGGAGGTTAAGATGGCTTGGCTCAATGACCTGCGAAGGATCCTCACCAACCAGCAGAAACTCCTCAAAG aTGAGCATTGTGTCAACAACCAGATGCCAGACCACATTCAACTGTCTCCGCCCTTGTCTGAGAG CAAACAGCAGAGGGCGTCGATCAGCTCAGAGGACACTGAGTCAGGGAGGAGCAGTCCAGACCCCCAGTCCCACTCCCCTCAACACCGGCGAAACCGACGCA GCTGGCCCGGCGCGCCTCACTCAGTAGACATCTGTGAGGGTCTGGAGGAGTGGGGTGGAGGTGAGGACCCCTCTCAGCCGTCAGACACCGAGGAGGAGGACGCTGCTCAGCTG GCTCCAGGCAGATATAAGGCCTTGGCTGAATGTTCACGATACYGCCCAGATGACCTCACCATCAAGAGCGGTGATGTCATCCAGCTGCAGCACGAGGACAGCGAAGGCCACTG GCTGGTGAAGAACCTGAGTCGCAGACAGGAGGGTATCATCCCAGTCCCCAACCTGCARATGATTCTGGGAAACGGCAGTAGAGGACAGTCCACCAGACTAGGAG ATCCATGGAATCTGAAGGCCAGAAAGCTCAGCTCCCCTTAG